A window of the Acanthochromis polyacanthus isolate Apoly-LR-REF ecotype Palm Island chromosome 10, KAUST_Apoly_ChrSc, whole genome shotgun sequence genome harbors these coding sequences:
- the gar1 gene encoding H/ACA ribonucleoprotein complex subunit 1, whose translation MSYRGGGGRGGGRGGGFNRGGGGRGGFGGGRGGGFGRGGGRGGFNRQQDYGPPEYVVALGEFMHPCEDDIVCKCTTEENKVPYFNAPVYLENKEQIGKVDEIFGQLRDFYFSVKLSENMKASSFKKLQKFYIDPMKLLPLQRFLPRPPGEKGPPRGGRGGGRGGGRGGGFRGGRGGGFGGGRGGGGRGGGFGGGRGGGFRGGRGGGGRGFRGGK comes from the exons ATGTCGTACAGAGGAGGAGGCGGACGAGGCGGTGGAAGAGGTGGAGGTTTTAACCGAggtggaggaggcagaggagggtttgGAGGAGGCAGAGGTGGAGGATTTGGACGGGGAGGTGGAAGAGGTGGTTTTAACAGACAGCAAGACTATGGTCCTCCGGAATATGTTGTCG cactTGGAGAATTCATGCATCCATGTGAAGATGACATCGTGTGCAAATGTACGACAGAAGAAAACAAGGTTCCTTACTTTAATGCACCAGTTTACTTGGAAAACAAAGAGCAGATTGGAAAAGTGGATGAGATATTCGGCCAGCTCCGAGACTTT TATTTTTCAGTCAaactttctgaaaatatgaaggCATCTTCGTTTAAGAAGTTACAGAAG TTTTATATAGATCCAATGAAGCTCCTCCCTTTGCAACGATTCCTCCCAAGGCCACCAGGCGAAAAGGGGCCGCCGAGAGGAGGCCGAGGTGGAGGAAGAGGTGGTGGACGTGGGG gagGTTTCCGAGGTGGCAGGGGAGGAGGATTTGGAGGTGGACGTGGTGGAGGTGGGAGAGGTGGAGGATTTGGAGGTGGACGAGGGGGAGGcttcagaggaggaagaggaggaggtggacgTGGATTTAGAG GTGGGAAGTGA
- the adh5 gene encoding alcohol dehydrogenase class-3, whose translation METAGKVIKCKAAVAWEPGKPLSIEEVEVAPPKAHEVRIKIFATGVCHTDAYTLSGSDPEGIFPVILGHEGAGTVESVGEGVTKFKPGDTVVPLYVPQCGECKFCKNPKTNLCQKIRITQGRGLLPDETSRFTCKGKQVFHFMGTSTFSEYTVVADISLAKVNEKAPLDKVCLLGCGISTGYGAAINTAKVEPGSTCAVFGLGAVGLAAIMGCKVAGATRIIGIDINPEKFEKAKEFGATEFVNPKDHSKPIQEVLVEMTDGGVDYSFECIGNVQIMRAALEACHKGWGESVIIGVAGAGQEISTRPFQLVTGRVWRGTAFGGWKSVESVPKLVDDYMNKKLKVDEFVTHTLPFEKINEGFDLMHEGKSIRAVLTF comes from the exons ATGGAGACAGCTGGCAAA GTGATCAAGTGCAAGGCAGCTGTTGCCTGGGAGCCTGGGAAGCCTCTGTCCATTGAAGAGGTGGAGGTCGCCCCACCAAAGGCCCATGAAGTCCGCATTAAG ATCTTTGCCACAGGCGTGTGTCACACTGATGCCTACACTCTAAGTGGCTCTGACCCAGAGGGAATTTTCCCTGTTATCTTGGGACATGAGGGTGCCGGAACAGTCGAGAGCGTCGGTGAGGGTGTCACTAAATTCAAGCCAG GCGATACTGTCGTCCCCTTGTACGTGCCACAGTGTGGTGAAtgcaaattctgcaaaaatccCAAGACCAACCTTTGCCAGAAAATTAG AATCACCCAAGGTCGGGGCCTGCTCCCTGACGAGACCTCCCGCTTCACCTGCAAGGGAAAGCAAGTGTTTCACTTCATGGGAACCAGCACCTTCTCAGAGTATACTGTAGTGGCTGACATCTCTCTGGCCAAGGTTAATGAGAAGGCTCCACTGGATAAGGTGTGCCTGCTTGGATGTGGCATCTCTACAGGTTACGGTGCTGCTATTAACACTGCCAAG GTCGAGCCTGGTTCCACATGCGCAGTGTTTGGCCTTGGAGCTGTTGGTTTGGCTGCCATCATGGGCTGCAAGGTTGCCGGGGCAACCAGGATCATTGGCATAGACATCAACCCTGAAAAGTTTGAGAAAGCCAAGGAGTTTGGTGCCACTGAATTTGTGAACCCGAAGGACCACAGCAAGCCCATCCAGGAGGTTTTGGTGGAGATGACAGATGGGGGTGTGGACTATTCCTTTGAGTGCATTGGAAATGTGCAGATCATG AGAGCTGCACTGGAGGCCTGCCACAAAGGTTGGGGTGAAAGTGTCATCATCGGGGTAGCCGGAGCTGGACAGGAGATTTCCACCCGACCGTTCCAGCTGGTGACAGGCCGAGTGTGGAGAGGCACAGCCTTTGGAG GGTGGAAGAGCGTGGAGAGTGTTCCTAAACTGGTAGACGACTACATGAATAAGAAGCTGAAGGTGGACGAGTTTGTGACCCACACCCTGCCGTTTGAGAAGATCAATGAGGGATTTGACCTCATGCATGAAGGAAAAAG TATCCGTGCCGTGCTGACTTTCTGA
- the eif4ea gene encoding eukaryotic translation initiation factor 4E-1A codes for MATALVVSTSVPSNSGKEKCETAIQKVVNPDAYIKHPLQNKWALWFFKNDKSKTWQANLRLISKFDTVEDFWALYNHIQLSSNLMSGCDYSLFKDGIEPMWEDEKNRRGGRWLITLSKQQRKSDLDRFWLETLLCLVGEAFDDYSDDVCGAVINVRAKGDKIAIWTTEYENKDAITHIGRVYKERLGVPPKVIIGYQSHADTATKSGSTTKNKFVA; via the exons ATGGCGACCGCTCTGGTG GTGTCAACTTCAGTTCCTTCAAACTCTGGAAAGGAAAAATGCGAAACAGCCATTCAGAAGGTTGTGAATCCTGATGCGTACATAAAACATCCTTTACAGAACAA GTGGGCTCTTTGGTTTTTCAAGAATGATAAAAGCAAAACATGGCAAGCCAACCTTCGTCTCATCTCCAAATTTGACACTGTGGAAGACTTCTGGGC ATTATATAATCACATTCAGCTATCGAGTAACTTGATGTCTGGCTGTGACTATTCACTCTTTAAG GATGGGATTGAGCCCATGTGGGAGGACGAGAAGAACCGACGCGGTGGCCGCTGGCTGATTACTCTGTCCAAGCAGCAACGAAAATCAGATCTTGACCGGTTCTGGTTGGAGACG CTGTTGTGTCTTGTGGGTGAAGCGTTTGATGATTACAGCGACGATGTTTGTGGAGCCGTCATCAACGTCCGAGCCAAAGGAGATAAAATAGCCATTTGGACCACAGAGTATGAAAACAAAGACGCCATCACACACATAGG GCGTGTGTATAAGGAAAGGTTAGGCGTCCCGCCAAAAGTGATCATTGGCTACCAGTCACACGCAGACACAGCCACAAAGAGCGGCTCCACAACCAAGAACAAATTTGTTGCCTGA